In the Sediminibacter sp. Hel_I_10 genome, one interval contains:
- a CDS encoding 4a-hydroxytetrahydrobiopterin dehydratase produces MSKLSEDIIEKKLLHFPDWEFRDNTIYAEFEFENFKDCFSAMSRIAFECEAQNHHPEWTNVYNVLKISLSTHDADGVTQKDFDLAEAIEEIVEVQE; encoded by the coding sequence ATGAGTAAACTATCAGAAGACATCATAGAAAAAAAATTGCTTCATTTCCCAGACTGGGAATTTCGCGACAATACCATATACGCAGAATTTGAGTTTGAAAATTTCAAAGACTGTTTTAGCGCTATGAGCAGGATAGCCTTTGAGTGTGAGGCACAAAACCATCATCCTGAATGGACCAATGTCTATAATGTTTTAAAAATTTCCCTATCAACTCATGATGCCGATGGCGTTACCCAAAAAGATTTTGATTTGGCCGAAGCAATTGAGGAAATTGTTGAGGTGCAAGAGTAG
- a CDS encoding carboxy terminal-processing peptidase, which produces MSKILLFIISLAFAMPLFAQNDAVFCEQVQALHHLVQREHFVPKALDDSLSTHVFDLFIAEIDTDNRLFLKSDINLFSKDKLLLDDYIASNSCSFINKYITKLNTRIEDTKSILSALRAIDFDYSGKDTLRFKGREKFSNFNSKEDLKRYWSKRIRYDIIYTMIENDSVYEHIEQNFKSLEHDLKDKIISQELCKLEELQHKKGSLENFVQESFLNAYLLYHDPNSSYFNASDKNVYENRLSNNQLSYGIVTVKNDDGAIVIAHIVPGSAAFKNANIEENDIISALISEEKTLEAYCVSNDDILAFTNDDQINTLTFRLKKPGGIIKDVTLTKEETKSEENTITGYILNSGIKTGYIHISSFYTDFESSNGLGVANDVAKELYKLQKEDIEGLVIDLRFNGGGSMKEAADLSRMFINRGPLSILKYNNGDTYTIKDMNRGSLFTKPIVVLINNFSASASEFFAAAMQDYNRAIIIGSTTHGKASAQVILPLDAKKDLGFTKITVEKFYRITGKSHQSQGVIPDIVLPNMYDNFETEERFSPFALQNDRIPETMRYSKLKDMDFEKLRKKSKLRIQNNERFKAVTHLNELIIDNYFKHYTAYPLTLENVYNDVQSYHDKWQELDTIMSDQNTGLNAINSAATQHVLSYDPEQSAINDELLKNINSDIYIREANAILKDALRQLNSSN; this is translated from the coding sequence ATGTCTAAAATCCTACTTTTTATAATTTCTCTAGCATTTGCTATGCCTTTATTTGCTCAAAACGATGCCGTTTTTTGTGAGCAAGTACAAGCATTACATCATCTGGTGCAGCGAGAGCACTTTGTTCCTAAAGCATTAGATGACAGTCTTTCAACTCACGTATTTGATTTGTTTATTGCTGAAATAGATACAGATAACCGTTTATTTCTAAAAAGTGACATCAATCTGTTCTCAAAAGACAAGTTGCTATTAGATGATTATATTGCTAGCAATAGCTGCTCTTTTATCAATAAATACATCACTAAGCTCAACACGAGAATCGAAGATACCAAATCCATACTCTCGGCATTACGAGCCATAGATTTTGACTATTCTGGAAAAGACACTTTAAGGTTTAAGGGACGAGAGAAATTTAGTAATTTTAACAGCAAAGAAGACCTCAAGCGCTATTGGAGCAAACGTATTCGGTACGACATCATTTACACCATGATTGAAAATGATAGTGTCTATGAGCATATTGAGCAAAATTTTAAAAGTTTAGAGCATGATTTAAAAGATAAGATCATTTCTCAAGAACTCTGTAAATTAGAAGAACTACAGCATAAAAAAGGCAGTCTCGAAAACTTTGTACAAGAATCTTTTTTAAATGCCTATTTGCTCTATCATGATCCCAACTCTTCTTATTTTAATGCTTCAGACAAGAACGTTTATGAGAATAGACTTTCCAACAATCAGCTTTCCTATGGTATCGTTACCGTAAAAAATGACGATGGCGCTATTGTAATAGCCCATATTGTTCCTGGAAGCGCGGCCTTTAAAAACGCTAACATTGAGGAGAACGATATTATTTCGGCGCTCATTTCCGAAGAAAAGACATTGGAAGCCTATTGTGTGTCTAATGACGATATTTTAGCCTTTACCAATGACGATCAAATTAACACGCTAACGTTTCGTTTAAAAAAACCAGGTGGCATCATCAAGGACGTGACACTCACCAAAGAAGAAACCAAAAGTGAGGAAAACACAATTACAGGTTATATTTTAAACTCTGGAATAAAAACTGGTTATATTCATATCTCCAGTTTTTATACAGATTTTGAATCTTCTAATGGACTTGGCGTTGCCAATGATGTGGCCAAGGAGTTGTATAAACTGCAAAAAGAGGATATTGAAGGCTTAGTAATAGATTTGAGATTTAACGGTGGTGGCTCAATGAAAGAGGCCGCAGATTTATCTAGAATGTTTATCAACCGCGGCCCGCTTTCTATTTTAAAATATAATAACGGAGATACGTATACCATTAAGGACATGAATCGTGGGTCTTTATTTACCAAACCCATTGTGGTACTTATTAATAATTTTAGTGCCTCTGCTTCAGAGTTTTTTGCTGCAGCCATGCAAGACTACAATAGAGCCATCATTATTGGCAGCACTACCCACGGCAAAGCATCGGCGCAAGTGATTTTACCTTTGGATGCTAAAAAAGATTTAGGCTTTACTAAAATCACCGTGGAGAAGTTTTACCGAATTACAGGAAAAAGCCATCAGTCACAAGGGGTGATTCCTGATATTGTACTTCCTAACATGTACGATAATTTTGAGACCGAAGAGCGATTTAGCCCATTTGCGCTTCAAAATGATCGCATCCCTGAAACCATGCGCTATTCTAAATTAAAGGACATGGATTTTGAAAAACTCAGAAAGAAAAGTAAGCTTCGTATTCAAAACAATGAGCGCTTTAAAGCCGTTACACATCTTAATGAATTGATTATAGATAACTATTTTAAGCACTATACAGCATACCCATTAACCCTAGAAAATGTTTATAACGACGTACAATCCTACCATGACAAATGGCAGGAATTAGACACCATAATGTCTGATCAAAACACGGGGCTCAATGCAATCAATTCAGCCGCCACTCAGCATGTTTTAAGTTATGATCCAGAACAGAGCGCTATCAATGATGAACTTCTAAAGAACATCAATAGTGATATTTATATTCGAGAAGCCAACGCCATATTAAAAGATGCGTTACGTCAACTAAACTCCTCTAACTAA
- a CDS encoding YebC/PmpR family DNA-binding transcriptional regulator has product MGRAFEFRKARKMKRWAAMSKAFTRIGKDIVMAVKEGGPDPDANSRLRAVIQNAKSVNMPKDNIDRAIKRASDKNQGDYKEVVFEGYAPHGIAILVETATDNNTRTVANVRSYFNKCDGSLGVSGSVVFMFDHTCNFRISAEGVDPDEIELEFIDFGAEEVFADDDGILIYAPFESFGAIQAELESRDIEILSSGFERIPQVTKKLSPEEAEDVEKLLEKLEEDDDVQNVYHTMEESSED; this is encoded by the coding sequence ATGGGAAGAGCTTTTGAGTTCCGTAAAGCAAGGAAAATGAAACGTTGGGCTGCTATGAGCAAAGCCTTTACACGTATTGGTAAGGATATTGTTATGGCCGTTAAAGAAGGTGGCCCAGATCCAGACGCCAATTCTAGGCTGCGGGCGGTAATTCAAAATGCCAAATCTGTAAACATGCCCAAGGATAATATCGATCGTGCCATAAAGCGTGCCTCAGATAAAAACCAAGGCGATTATAAAGAAGTTGTTTTTGAAGGCTATGCCCCGCATGGTATCGCTATCTTAGTAGAAACTGCTACAGACAATAATACACGTACCGTGGCTAATGTGAGAAGCTATTTCAATAAATGTGATGGAAGCTTGGGGGTTTCGGGATCGGTTGTATTTATGTTTGACCACACTTGTAATTTCAGAATTAGTGCAGAAGGCGTTGATCCCGATGAGATTGAATTGGAATTTATTGATTTTGGAGCAGAAGAAGTCTTTGCAGATGATGACGGCATCCTCATTTACGCCCCATTTGAAAGCTTTGGTGCCATACAAGCCGAATTGGAATCACGTGATATCGAAATCCTATCTTCAGGGTTTGAACGCATCCCACAAGTGACTAAAAAACTGAGTCCAGAAGAAGCTGAAGATGTTGAAAAACTTTTGGAAAAACTAGAAGAAGATGATGATGTACAAAACGTATATCATACTATGGAAGAAAGTTCAGAAGACTAA
- a CDS encoding nuclear transport factor 2 family protein: MKETARHFVELYFRFYGERNSIIKNLFDEDFMGLDGITNTIYDKTKWINAIDDDFEQIGTPFKVGIIDFDTRELGDGMILASCISIWDIKLFQDFPEFDRVRTVFIIRKENDTFKIKHLSNSISLLSLTKKELFPFTLRKVLMDWKNTLFYMGKKQ, translated from the coding sequence ATGAAAGAAACTGCTAGACATTTTGTAGAGTTATATTTTCGATTTTATGGGGAAAGAAACTCCATTATCAAAAATTTATTTGATGAGGATTTCATGGGTCTTGATGGCATTACAAATACTATTTACGATAAAACGAAATGGATTAATGCCATAGATGATGATTTTGAACAAATTGGCACGCCTTTTAAAGTCGGGATTATTGATTTTGACACTCGGGAATTAGGTGATGGGATGATCTTAGCGTCTTGTATTTCGATTTGGGACATTAAACTATTTCAAGATTTCCCTGAATTTGATAGGGTTCGAACCGTATTTATTATTAGAAAAGAAAATGATACTTTTAAAATCAAACACCTGAGCAATTCCATCTCCTTGCTATCACTTACAAAAAAAGAACTATTTCCTTTTACGCTTCGAAAGGTATTAATGGATTGGAAAAATACCTTATTCTACATGGGCAAAAAACAGTAG
- a CDS encoding glycosyltransferase: MNKQLLIIGFVWPEPKSSAAGSRMMQLISFFQTQGYHITFASACAKSDNAFDVETLGITKKTIQLNDGSFDDFIIELQPSVVIFDRFMTEEQFGWRVAEQLPNALRILDTEDLHFLRKGREAAYRKHEEFSNVHLFNDFAKREIASMYRCDLSLIISKAEMQLLENRFQMPKQLLFYLPFLVEPISEVTQQQLPSFENRDHFVTIGNFIHPPNYDALLYLKETIWPKIKLKLPKAELHNYGAYGAQKVEQLHNQKEGFLIKGRADNANTVIGSAKVLLAPLRFGAGLKGKLFDAMQNGTPYLTSKIGAEGILDTDFMDPVVADHPDTFVDYAVNCYTDKDLWMKLQQNGFKILNENFDKSSYETAFLKRLESLIQNLQQERALNFTGQMLMHHTMQGTKYMSKWIELKNL; encoded by the coding sequence ATGAACAAACAACTACTCATCATTGGTTTTGTTTGGCCAGAACCTAAAAGTTCTGCGGCCGGCAGCCGAATGATGCAGCTCATATCCTTTTTTCAGACCCAAGGTTACCACATTACTTTTGCTTCAGCTTGTGCAAAAAGCGATAATGCCTTTGATGTAGAGACCCTCGGAATCACTAAAAAAACCATTCAACTGAATGATGGTTCCTTTGATGACTTTATTATAGAATTACAACCAAGTGTCGTGATTTTTGATAGGTTTATGACAGAGGAGCAATTTGGTTGGCGCGTTGCAGAGCAGTTGCCAAATGCGTTGAGAATTTTAGATACCGAAGATCTTCATTTTTTAAGAAAGGGTAGGGAAGCCGCTTATAGAAAGCATGAGGAATTCTCAAACGTTCATCTTTTTAACGATTTTGCAAAACGGGAAATTGCAAGCATGTATCGCTGTGATTTGAGTCTGATTATTTCTAAAGCTGAAATGCAACTCCTAGAAAATCGGTTTCAAATGCCGAAACAATTATTGTTTTATCTGCCATTTCTGGTGGAGCCGATTTCCGAAGTAACACAACAGCAACTTCCAAGCTTTGAAAATCGTGATCATTTTGTGACGATAGGAAACTTTATCCATCCTCCAAATTATGACGCCTTATTATATCTTAAAGAAACCATTTGGCCTAAGATTAAACTGAAGTTGCCTAAGGCAGAATTGCATAACTATGGTGCTTATGGCGCTCAAAAAGTCGAGCAACTACACAATCAAAAGGAAGGTTTTTTAATTAAAGGGCGGGCAGATAATGCCAATACTGTTATTGGCTCTGCAAAAGTGTTATTAGCACCTTTACGCTTTGGTGCAGGATTAAAGGGTAAGCTATTTGACGCCATGCAAAATGGCACTCCTTACTTGACCTCAAAAATAGGAGCAGAGGGCATTTTAGATACTGATTTTATGGATCCTGTGGTTGCAGATCATCCCGATACTTTTGTAGACTATGCGGTAAACTGTTATACCGATAAGGACCTTTGGATGAAGCTACAGCAGAACGGATTTAAAATTTTAAATGAAAATTTTGATAAATCGAGTTATGAGACAGCGTTTTTAAAACGATTGGAATCTTTAATACAAAATCTGCAACAGGAAAGAGCGCTTAATTTTACAGGTCAGATGTTGATGCATCACACCATGCAGGGCACAAAGTACATGTCTAAATGGATTGAGTTGAAAAATTTGTAA
- a CDS encoding heme-binding domain-containing protein → MKIVKKVLLMLLAVFVIMQFFGPERNEGDLATLDAFVAETNPSNEVKTILETTCFDCHSNVTRYPWYDKITPVNYWLANHIEEGKEHFNVSDWDNYSIKKKDHKLDELIEEVEDKEMPLESYTYTHTEANLSDAQIKAVVDWAKTVRAGYNLGLNSK, encoded by the coding sequence ATGAAAATAGTAAAAAAGGTTCTTTTGATGTTATTGGCGGTGTTTGTGATTATGCAGTTTTTTGGACCTGAAAGAAATGAAGGCGATCTCGCAACTTTAGATGCTTTTGTTGCTGAAACCAATCCTTCAAACGAGGTCAAAACAATTTTAGAGACCACTTGTTTTGACTGTCACAGTAACGTAACCAGATACCCTTGGTATGATAAAATAACCCCTGTTAATTACTGGTTGGCAAATCATATTGAAGAAGGGAAAGAGCATTTTAATGTATCAGATTGGGATAATTATTCCATCAAAAAGAAAGATCATAAATTAGATGAACTTATAGAGGAGGTTGAGGATAAGGAAATGCCCTTAGAGTCTTATACCTACACACATACCGAGGCTAACTTATCTGATGCGCAAATTAAGGCGGTAGTAGATTGGGCTAAAACAGTAAGAGCAGGCTACAATTTGGGCTTGAACTCTAAGTAA
- the purB gene encoding adenylosuccinate lyase: MSISSLKAISPIDGRYRNKVESLAPYFSEEALIKYRVQVEVEYFIALCELGLPQLQGVATNTFKDLRAIYSDFSTEDAQSIKNIEKTTNHDVKAVEYFIKEAFDNLGLTAYKEFIHFGLTSQDINNTAIPLSIKEAVNDVYVPEYLEVLKKLKTLANDWKDIPMLARTHGQPASPTRLGKEIEVFVVRLEEQFNLLNDVPSAAKFGGATGNFNAHKVAYPTIDWKAFGTKFVQETLGLQHSFPTTQIEHYDHLAALFDALKRINTIIIDLDRDIWTYVSMDYFKQRIKAGEVGSSAMPHKVNPIDFENSEGNLGIANAVFEHLSAKLPISRLQRDLTDSTVLRNVGVPFGHTLIGFKSTVKGLDKLLLNEPKFAKDLEQNWAVVAEAIQTILRREAYPNPYEALKGLTRTNEVINETSIANFIDTLEVSEAIKTELKAITPSNYTGI, translated from the coding sequence ATGTCCATATCTTCTTTAAAAGCCATCTCACCAATTGATGGCCGATACCGAAACAAAGTAGAATCCCTTGCACCTTACTTCTCTGAGGAAGCACTTATTAAATATCGTGTACAAGTTGAAGTTGAATACTTTATTGCCTTGTGCGAACTAGGATTACCTCAACTTCAAGGTGTCGCAACCAATACTTTTAAAGATCTTAGAGCGATTTACAGTGATTTTTCTACTGAAGATGCACAATCCATTAAAAATATTGAGAAAACCACCAACCATGACGTTAAGGCGGTAGAGTATTTTATAAAGGAAGCATTTGATAACTTAGGCTTAACGGCTTATAAAGAATTTATCCATTTTGGCCTCACCTCACAAGACATCAACAATACAGCCATCCCGTTAAGTATTAAGGAAGCTGTTAATGATGTATACGTACCGGAATACTTGGAGGTTTTAAAAAAATTAAAAACACTGGCTAACGATTGGAAAGATATCCCAATGCTAGCAAGAACACATGGACAACCTGCATCACCAACCAGATTAGGAAAAGAAATTGAGGTGTTTGTAGTACGTTTGGAAGAGCAGTTTAATTTATTGAACGATGTCCCTAGTGCCGCTAAATTTGGTGGTGCCACAGGAAATTTTAACGCTCATAAAGTAGCTTACCCAACAATAGATTGGAAGGCTTTTGGAACAAAGTTTGTTCAAGAAACCTTAGGCTTACAGCACTCTTTCCCTACCACCCAAATTGAGCATTATGATCATTTAGCAGCACTATTTGATGCTCTAAAACGAATTAACACGATTATTATAGATTTAGATAGAGACATTTGGACTTATGTTTCTATGGACTATTTCAAACAAAGAATCAAAGCTGGAGAGGTAGGCAGTAGCGCCATGCCTCACAAAGTAAATCCTATTGATTTTGAAAATTCTGAAGGCAATTTAGGTATCGCCAATGCCGTTTTTGAACATTTGTCGGCTAAACTACCAATATCAAGATTACAGAGAGATCTTACAGATAGTACGGTTTTACGTAATGTAGGTGTTCCTTTTGGGCATACGCTTATTGGCTTTAAGTCTACCGTTAAAGGTCTTGATAAATTGTTGCTTAATGAACCTAAGTTTGCTAAAGATTTAGAACAAAATTGGGCAGTGGTTGCAGAAGCCATCCAGACTATTCTTAGACGTGAAGCTTACCCAAATCCTTATGAAGCTCTTAAAGGCTTAACCAGAACCAACGAAGTAATTAACGAAACCTCTATTGCTAACTTTATAGACACGCTTGAAGTTTCCGAAGCTATTAAAACGGAATTAAAAGCAATAACTCCTAGCAATTATACAGGTATCTAA
- a CDS encoding DUF4252 domain-containing protein: MTSSIKKLMVFSILVATLLSCNQESTLQSYYVDNELKSGFTSVDVPISMLKIDTESLTEEQKEAYESVEKLSMIAFVLDDNNQAAYNEEFAKVKAILKNPKYQELIRGGNVTDGKFVVNFIGEEESVEEFVLLGSANEKGFAVIRVLGDDMNLNKIMKLASVFETMDLEDGQLKEFTEFFD; this comes from the coding sequence ATGACATCATCAATCAAAAAACTAATGGTCTTTTCTATTCTGGTTGCAACTCTATTAAGTTGCAACCAAGAATCGACCTTACAATCTTACTACGTCGATAATGAACTAAAGTCGGGCTTTACCTCAGTAGATGTTCCCATAAGCATGCTTAAAATAGACACAGAATCCTTGACCGAAGAACAAAAAGAGGCTTATGAGTCTGTCGAGAAATTGAGCATGATTGCTTTTGTTTTAGACGATAACAATCAAGCAGCATACAATGAAGAATTTGCCAAGGTAAAAGCCATTTTAAAAAATCCGAAATACCAAGAATTAATTCGTGGCGGAAATGTAACGGACGGGAAATTTGTCGTTAATTTTATTGGAGAAGAGGAGAGCGTGGAAGAGTTTGTGCTACTAGGTAGTGCTAATGAGAAAGGCTTTGCTGTGATTAGAGTGTTAGGCGACGATATGAATTTGAACAAGATCATGAAATTAGCTTCGGTATTTGAAACTATGGATTTAGAGGACGGCCAACTCAAAGAATTCACCGAGTTTTTTGATTAG
- a CDS encoding DUF4252 domain-containing protein has product MKKLIVIAAIALSSTVTFAQGIFDKFEDKDGVMSVVINQKMFKMLATMGMDIDDPEAQGYIEMAKNITGLKVFTTGDLKISQDMNTTVTNYLKTSKLEELMRIKDGDQTVNFYVKEGKDENHVKELLMFVNGLGEFTKDQDITINGKKREVETVLLSLTGDIDLRQISKLTSQMDMPGGEQLKKAGKK; this is encoded by the coding sequence ATGAAAAAGTTAATCGTAATAGCAGCAATTGCCTTATCGTCTACTGTGACATTTGCACAGGGCATCTTTGATAAATTTGAAGATAAAGACGGTGTGATGTCTGTAGTCATCAATCAAAAAATGTTTAAAATGTTGGCTACTATGGGTATGGATATTGACGATCCAGAGGCTCAAGGTTATATAGAAATGGCCAAAAATATCACAGGATTAAAAGTCTTTACAACAGGAGATCTGAAAATTTCCCAAGACATGAATACCACGGTGACCAATTATTTAAAAACATCGAAACTGGAAGAACTCATGCGTATTAAAGATGGTGATCAAACCGTGAACTTTTATGTAAAAGAAGGTAAAGACGAAAATCACGTTAAAGAACTCTTGATGTTTGTCAATGGCCTTGGAGAATTTACAAAAGACCAAGACATTACCATTAACGGTAAAAAACGAGAAGTTGAAACGGTATTACTGTCACTTACTGGAGATATAGATTTGAGACAAATATCAAAATTGACAAGCCAAATGGATATGCCAGGAGGTGAGCAATTGAAAAAAGCTGGTAAAAAATAA
- a CDS encoding RNA polymerase sigma factor codes for MTQTDFIKLVTPFKDKVFRLAKRLLVSSEEAEDATQEILIKLWNNRVKIAEYRNTEAFAMTMTKNFCLDRLKSKQAQNLKIVHSNYQDHTISLQKEVENRDSVSWVSKIIEELPEQQKIILQLRDIEEYDYDEIAKVVDMNPTAIRVALSRARKTIREKLTHTHQYGIK; via the coding sequence ATGACACAAACTGATTTTATAAAATTGGTGACGCCTTTTAAGGATAAGGTCTTTAGACTAGCAAAACGTCTTTTGGTTTCTAGCGAAGAAGCTGAAGATGCTACACAAGAGATCTTAATAAAGTTATGGAATAATAGAGTAAAAATTGCTGAATACAGGAATACTGAAGCTTTTGCGATGACCATGACCAAGAACTTCTGTTTAGATCGTCTAAAATCAAAACAGGCACAAAATTTGAAAATAGTACATAGCAACTATCAAGATCATACGATCTCGTTACAGAAAGAAGTAGAAAATAGAGATAGCGTCAGTTGGGTGTCTAAGATTATTGAAGAGTTACCAGAACAGCAAAAAATAATATTACAACTTCGAGACATTGAGGAGTATGATTATGACGAGATTGCAAAAGTAGTGGATATGAATCCTACGGCAATTAGAGTGGCTTTGTCAAGAGCAAGAAAAACAATTCGGGAAAAACTAACACATACGCATCAATATGGTATTAAGTGA
- a CDS encoding S41 family peptidase, protein MKLLKITLLCLVAITFTGCFEDNDDHLISASEINDFVWKGMNAVYLYKDEIPNLANDRFSSNEAYANYLSSYNAPEVLFESLIYERETIDRFSVIVDDYIALEQQFSGVSISNGMEYGVFRLTEESTEVYGYVRYVLPNTSAEAQNVQRGDVFYGVNGVQLTTQNYRNLLFTTETYNINLATYNDNNTPESSDDSISNTNEVISLTGAEYTENPIFINSVLNVGSETIGYLMYNGFTGTNQFDSQLNSVFGEFQSAGITDLVLDLRYNGGGSVNTAIWLASMITGQHTGELFTREEWNSEIQAQILADNPELLENPFVDEMLKFNNNGEITFQESINSLNLNRVYVLTTRSTASASELVISGLTPYIEVIKIGSDTRGKYQASRTIYDSPNFSRQDANPRHTYALQPLIFKTINSAGFTDFDSGLNPNISISENFGNLGTLGDIDEPFLAEAINAIEGTGRFSGFDDYHVEEFSSSKDDRPFSYEMYVEGKNTSSTNFINR, encoded by the coding sequence ATGAAACTACTTAAAATCACTTTGCTCTGTCTAGTCGCAATCACCTTTACCGGTTGTTTTGAAGATAATGATGATCATCTTATTTCCGCAAGCGAAATCAATGATTTTGTATGGAAAGGGATGAACGCCGTATATCTTTATAAAGATGAGATTCCTAATCTAGCCAATGATCGGTTTTCTTCAAATGAAGCGTATGCCAATTATTTGAGTAGTTACAACGCTCCCGAGGTCTTATTTGAAAGCTTAATTTATGAACGTGAAACGATAGATCGTTTTAGTGTAATTGTAGATGATTACATCGCTCTAGAACAGCAATTTTCTGGTGTGTCAATTAGTAACGGCATGGAATACGGTGTTTTTAGACTAACGGAAGAAAGTACCGAAGTTTACGGTTATGTTAGATATGTTTTACCAAATACCTCTGCAGAAGCTCAAAATGTTCAAAGAGGGGATGTTTTTTACGGGGTTAATGGTGTACAGTTAACCACACAAAATTATCGTAATTTACTTTTTACTACTGAAACCTATAACATCAACTTGGCAACTTATAATGATAATAATACTCCCGAATCCTCTGACGACAGCATCTCAAACACAAACGAAGTCATTTCTTTGACAGGTGCTGAATATACCGAGAATCCTATTTTTATAAATTCAGTATTAAATGTAGGTAGCGAAACAATTGGCTATTTAATGTATAATGGTTTTACTGGAACCAACCAATTTGATTCACAACTAAATTCTGTTTTCGGAGAATTTCAATCAGCCGGGATTACTGATTTGGTTCTAGATTTACGATATAACGGGGGGGGCTCTGTCAATACGGCAATTTGGTTAGCTTCCATGATCACTGGTCAACATACTGGAGAGTTATTTACTAGAGAAGAATGGAACAGTGAAATTCAAGCTCAAATTTTAGCTGATAATCCAGAACTATTAGAAAACCCATTCGTTGACGAGATGTTGAAATTCAACAATAATGGTGAAATTACGTTTCAGGAATCTATAAACAGCTTAAACCTCAATAGAGTGTATGTTTTAACAACACGAAGCACCGCTTCTGCAAGTGAATTGGTAATTAGCGGCCTAACTCCATACATAGAAGTAATTAAAATAGGCAGTGATACCAGAGGGAAATATCAAGCTTCAAGGACAATCTATGATTCTCCAAATTTTAGTAGACAGGATGCCAACCCAAGACATACCTATGCGCTGCAACCATTAATTTTTAAAACGATAAATTCTGCAGGATTTACTGATTTTGACTCTGGTCTTAACCCAAATATCTCGATTTCTGAGAATTTTGGAAACCTTGGAACATTAGGTGATATTGATGAGCCATTTTTGGCTGAAGCTATAAATGCTATTGAAGGCACAGGTCGATTTTCTGGATTTGACGATTATCATGTGGAAGAGTTTTCCAGCTCAAAAGATGATCGTCCGTTTTCTTACGAAATGTATGTTGAAGGAAAAAACACAAGCTCTACAAATTTCATCAACAGGTAG